In the genome of Porphyrobacter sp. ULC335, one region contains:
- the ftsH gene encoding ATP-dependent zinc metalloprotease FtsH has translation MSQPNEPQPQGEGPNPWVKQLMIWGGIFLALLLVVTMFSNAGQTAGTAMRYSDFRSAVAEGEVQDVQIGEELITGTLKNGEAFTTVPVPNDVEITKLMEDNGVRFTGKQREGQNVLLFILLNSLPFILILGIAFFALRQVQKGGGGGAMGFGKSKAKMLTERSGRVTFDDVAGIDEAREELQEIVEFLRDPQRFSKLGGQIPKGALLVGSPGTGKTLLARAIAGEAGVPFFTISGSDFVEMFVGVGASRVRDMFEQAKKNAPCIVFIDEIDAVGRSRGNGLGNSNDEREQTLNQLLVEMDGFEANEGIIIIAATNRPDVLDPALLRPGRFDRQVVVPIPDIDGREKILGVHMKKVPLAPDVNSRVIARGTPGFSGADLANLVNEAALLAARRNKRLVAMQEFEDAKDKVMMGAERRSMVMTDDEKRMTAYHEAGHAIVSVHEEASDPIHKATIIPRGRALGMVMRLPERDSYSYHRDKMHANLSVSMGGRVAEEIIFGHSKVSSGASSDIQYATKLARSMVTQWGMSDKLGPLQYEEQSEGYLGYGASQRTFRSGQTNELIDNEIKGLVEGAHARATDILKTHEDQLHLLAQALLEYETLTGDEINSLLENGKIDRPDTPRGPLVANPVRGSAIPKAGKRFGAKDAGGDEAPQGA, from the coding sequence ATGAGTCAGCCGAACGAACCCCAGCCGCAAGGCGAAGGCCCCAACCCCTGGGTCAAGCAGCTGATGATCTGGGGCGGGATTTTTCTCGCCCTGCTGCTCGTCGTGACCATGTTCAGCAACGCGGGCCAGACGGCCGGCACGGCGATGCGCTATTCCGACTTCCGCTCCGCAGTGGCGGAAGGCGAGGTGCAGGATGTGCAGATCGGTGAAGAACTGATCACCGGCACGCTCAAGAACGGCGAGGCATTCACCACCGTCCCTGTGCCCAATGATGTCGAAATCACCAAGCTGATGGAAGACAACGGCGTGCGCTTCACCGGCAAGCAGCGTGAAGGGCAGAACGTCCTTCTTTTCATCCTGCTCAATTCCCTGCCGTTCATCCTCATCCTCGGCATCGCCTTCTTCGCGCTGCGTCAGGTGCAGAAGGGCGGCGGCGGCGGCGCGATGGGCTTCGGCAAGTCCAAGGCCAAGATGCTGACCGAACGTTCGGGCCGCGTGACGTTTGACGACGTTGCCGGTATCGATGAAGCGCGCGAGGAACTTCAGGAAATCGTCGAATTCCTGCGCGATCCGCAGCGGTTCTCAAAGCTCGGCGGCCAGATCCCCAAGGGCGCGCTGCTGGTCGGCTCGCCCGGTACCGGCAAGACCCTGCTGGCCCGCGCCATCGCGGGTGAAGCGGGCGTGCCGTTCTTCACCATCTCGGGTTCCGACTTTGTCGAGATGTTCGTCGGCGTCGGCGCGAGCCGTGTGCGCGACATGTTCGAGCAAGCCAAGAAGAACGCGCCGTGCATCGTCTTCATCGACGAAATCGACGCGGTCGGCCGTTCGCGTGGCAACGGCCTCGGCAATTCGAATGACGAGCGCGAGCAGACGCTGAACCAGCTGCTGGTGGAGATGGATGGCTTCGAAGCCAATGAAGGCATCATCATCATCGCCGCGACCAACCGCCCCGACGTGCTTGACCCTGCGCTGCTGCGTCCGGGCCGGTTCGATCGTCAGGTGGTCGTCCCCATCCCCGATATCGACGGGCGCGAGAAGATCCTCGGCGTGCACATGAAGAAGGTGCCGCTGGCCCCCGACGTCAACTCGCGCGTGATTGCGCGGGGCACTCCGGGCTTCTCGGGTGCGGACCTTGCCAACCTCGTCAACGAAGCCGCCTTGCTGGCCGCGCGCCGCAACAAGCGGTTGGTGGCAATGCAGGAGTTCGAGGACGCCAAGGACAAGGTCATGATGGGCGCGGAGCGTCGCAGCATGGTGATGACCGACGACGAAAAGCGCATGACCGCCTATCACGAGGCCGGCCACGCCATCGTCTCGGTGCACGAAGAAGCGTCCGATCCGATCCACAAGGCGACCATCATCCCGCGCGGTCGTGCGCTGGGCATGGTGATGCGTCTGCCGGAGCGTGACAGCTATTCCTACCACCGCGACAAGATGCACGCGAACCTCTCGGTCAGCATGGGCGGCCGTGTGGCGGAGGAGATCATCTTCGGCCACAGCAAGGTCAGCTCGGGTGCCTCCTCGGACATCCAGTATGCGACCAAACTGGCGCGCAGCATGGTGACCCAGTGGGGCATGTCGGACAAGCTCGGCCCGCTCCAGTACGAGGAGCAGTCCGAGGGCTATCTGGGTTACGGGGCCTCGCAGCGGACATTCCGTTCGGGCCAGACCAACGAGTTGATCGACAACGAGATCAAGGGCCTTGTCGAAGGTGCTCATGCCCGCGCCACCGACATCCTCAAGACTCACGAGGACCAGCTCCACCTGCTCGCCCAGGCGCTGCTCGAATACGAGACGCTGACTGGCGATGAGATCAATTCGCTGCTCGAAAACGGCAAGATTGATCGTCCCGATACCCCGCGTGGACCGCTGGTCGCCAACCCCGTGCGTGGATCGGCGATCCCCAAGGCGGGCAAGCGCTTCGGTGCCAAGGATGCTGGTGGTGACGAGGCTCCGCAGGGGGCGTAA
- a CDS encoding efflux RND transporter periplasmic adaptor subunit — protein MLRNVSFARQILPIAALIGVAFAAWLIFFGLPDRSTAEPTEQPPKAVGKLANQPRVAGAGIVEPASEVIDIGSALSGLVTDVRVRPGDRVAKGDVLFLVDARAARAQFDQANAAIQEARASIAEASAAQKTAREQLALYRNLTDTAAVSRSEVIRAEGEEAAATSRLGLARARLASAQSAAATARTEIERLVIRAPIAGEILAVNIRAGEFVATQGGGNSQPFIQMGETNPLHVRVDIDENEVARVALGEPAVISPRGAAELHVNATFVRAEPQVVPKRSLTNSAAERVDVRVLQLIYALPPSDAFRVGQQIDAFIPAKPGAAAKKGN, from the coding sequence ATGCTGCGCAATGTGAGCTTTGCCCGCCAGATCCTGCCGATTGCCGCGCTGATCGGCGTGGCCTTTGCCGCCTGGCTGATCTTTTTCGGCCTGCCCGACCGTTCGACCGCCGAGCCGACCGAGCAGCCGCCCAAGGCAGTCGGCAAGCTTGCCAACCAGCCGCGCGTCGCAGGGGCCGGAATTGTCGAGCCGGCGAGCGAAGTGATCGACATCGGCTCGGCACTATCGGGCCTCGTCACCGATGTCCGGGTACGCCCCGGCGACAGGGTCGCGAAGGGTGACGTGCTATTCCTGGTGGACGCCCGCGCCGCCCGCGCGCAGTTCGATCAGGCCAATGCCGCAATCCAGGAAGCGCGCGCATCGATTGCCGAGGCTAGCGCCGCGCAAAAGACCGCGCGTGAGCAGCTGGCGCTGTATCGCAACCTGACCGACACCGCTGCCGTCAGCCGGTCCGAGGTGATCCGCGCCGAGGGGGAGGAAGCCGCCGCGACCAGCCGCCTCGGGCTCGCCCGTGCGCGCCTTGCCTCCGCCCAGTCCGCCGCCGCTACCGCGCGCACCGAGATCGAGCGACTGGTGATCCGCGCGCCGATTGCGGGCGAGATCCTCGCGGTGAATATCCGTGCGGGCGAGTTCGTAGCCACACAGGGCGGCGGCAACAGCCAACCCTTCATCCAGATGGGCGAGACCAACCCGCTGCACGTGCGCGTCGACATCGACGAGAACGAAGTGGCGCGCGTTGCGCTGGGCGAGCCTGCAGTGATCTCCCCGCGCGGCGCTGCCGAGCTGCACGTCAATGCCACCTTCGTGCGGGCCGAACCGCAAGTGGTGCCCAAGCGTTCGCTGACCAACAGCGCCGCCGAACGCGTCGATGTGCGCGTGCTCCAGCTGATCTACGCCCTCCCGCCGAGCGATGCTTTCCGCGTCGGCCAGCAGATCGATGCCTTCATCCCGGCCAAGCCTGGCGCGGCTGCCAAGAAGGGGAACTGA
- a CDS encoding ABC transporter permease, translating to MLWIAIRMLTGDAQKFYGLLFGIGFSTLLITQQMTIFVNLVERGASGVYNAPEAEVWVMDPVSRTTDVSYAMPGTALDKVRSVRGVEWAVPHLRAQANVRTKDGDLEGVAVIGVDDSTLIGLPKRMADGDRAVLFAPDTVVIDDVGTTRLFSNGASAIGERLELNDQRAVIRGIADSIPSFTSTVVLYTRYSNALNFVPGTRNRLSFVLVGVSEGETPEAVAARIEAETGLKAETRTEFARAGVDFIIENTGIPTNFGITVFLGFVVGVAIVGLTFSLFLRDNIKQFGALKAIGVTNAKIVQMVAAQAGMVGLIGYALGVIGTVAFIKGFGANPFFKGFYIPWQIPLISLAAVFVILAITGLIAIRSVLNTEPASVFR from the coding sequence GTGCTTTGGATCGCCATCAGGATGCTCACCGGGGACGCCCAGAAGTTCTATGGGCTGTTGTTCGGTATCGGTTTTTCCACCCTCCTTATCACCCAGCAGATGACGATCTTCGTCAACCTCGTCGAACGCGGGGCGAGCGGCGTTTACAACGCGCCCGAGGCCGAGGTGTGGGTGATGGACCCGGTCAGCCGCACGACCGATGTCAGCTATGCCATGCCGGGAACCGCGCTCGACAAGGTGCGGTCGGTGCGCGGAGTCGAATGGGCGGTGCCGCACCTGCGGGCGCAGGCCAACGTCCGCACCAAGGACGGCGACCTTGAGGGCGTGGCGGTGATCGGGGTCGACGATTCAACGCTGATCGGCCTGCCCAAGCGCATGGCCGATGGTGACAGGGCTGTGCTGTTCGCCCCCGATACCGTGGTGATCGACGATGTCGGCACGACCCGCCTGTTCTCCAACGGCGCAAGCGCGATCGGCGAGCGGCTCGAACTCAATGACCAGCGTGCGGTGATTCGCGGCATCGCGGATTCGATCCCCAGCTTCACCAGCACCGTGGTGCTCTACACCCGCTATTCCAACGCATTGAACTTCGTCCCCGGCACCCGCAACCGCCTGTCCTTCGTGCTGGTCGGCGTGAGCGAAGGCGAAACGCCCGAGGCCGTCGCCGCGCGGATCGAGGCTGAGACGGGGTTGAAGGCGGAAACCCGCACAGAATTTGCGCGCGCAGGCGTCGATTTCATCATCGAGAACACCGGCATCCCCACCAATTTCGGCATCACCGTGTTTCTCGGATTCGTGGTTGGCGTGGCGATTGTCGGCCTGACCTTCAGCCTGTTCCTGCGTGACAACATCAAGCAGTTCGGCGCCTTGAAGGCGATTGGCGTCACCAATGCCAAGATCGTGCAGATGGTCGCGGCGCAGGCGGGAATGGTCGGTCTGATCGGCTATGCGCTGGGGGTGATCGGCACGGTCGCCTTCATCAAGGGTTTCGGCGCCAATCCCTTCTTCAAGGGGTTCTACATTCCTTGGCAGATCCCGCTCATCAGTCTCGCTGCGGTTTTCGTGATCCTGGCCATCACCGGCCTGATCGCGATCCGCTCTGTGCTCAATACCGAACCGGCATCGGTGTTCAGGTGA
- a CDS encoding TetR/AcrR family transcriptional regulator, whose translation MSIGGSSEPENNSGRRKVGRPLDAAKRSAIVHAAAHHFFHHGYAATAIEQVASDAGVSKVTIYNQFGDKRALFAAAVESECEKMRGHFSMDAMPQGTIRERLTAIGQAIFAFLFRPEMMQFERRIAAETEVDPAIGAAFLEAGPRRMKQAFGAWLAHAVEAGELVIPDPMLAAEQFVSMCKGMGDLERRFGAEVCPAQRDHRIAGAVDVFLAAYGTHAARAQDR comes from the coding sequence TTGTCAATCGGAGGTTCATCCGAGCCCGAAAATAATTCTGGTCGGCGCAAGGTCGGGCGGCCGCTCGACGCTGCCAAACGGTCTGCGATTGTCCATGCTGCGGCACATCACTTCTTTCATCACGGTTACGCCGCCACCGCGATCGAGCAGGTCGCTTCCGACGCGGGCGTTTCCAAGGTGACGATCTACAACCAGTTCGGCGACAAGCGCGCCTTGTTCGCCGCAGCGGTCGAATCCGAATGCGAAAAGATGCGCGGGCATTTCTCCATGGATGCGATGCCGCAGGGCACGATCCGCGAGCGTCTGACAGCCATCGGCCAGGCGATCTTCGCCTTTCTGTTCCGCCCGGAAATGATGCAGTTCGAACGCCGTATTGCGGCCGAGACCGAAGTGGATCCGGCAATCGGCGCGGCCTTTCTCGAAGCCGGGCCGCGGCGCATGAAGCAGGCCTTCGGCGCATGGCTTGCGCACGCGGTGGAGGCGGGTGAGCTGGTCATTCCCGACCCTATGCTCGCTGCCGAGCAATTCGTTTCGATGTGCAAGGGCATGGGCGATCTCGAACGGCGGTTCGGTGCGGAGGTTTGCCCGGCACAGCGCGACCATCGGATCGCAGGCGCGGTCGACGTTTTCCTCGCCGCCTACGGCACGCATGCTGCGCGCGCGCAGGATCGATAA
- a CDS encoding 2OG-Fe(II) oxygenase, whose product MFTLHEAIDADALAAEYARSGRVTIAPFLADAEAEALHHQLRERGDWRKVINSGAERVFELDRAAQGGMSADQRSALDEAVYAGARHDFQFRYETVRVPDEDAARAASEDPLFAFARFMSSGPARELLRTVTGTAAIRFADAQATAYSPGDFLTRHDDAVAGKNRVAAYVMSLNPVWRIEWGGLLLMHDAQGHGAAALVPGFNRLNLFSVPQMHSVSEVTRAAPYRRYSITGWLRS is encoded by the coding sequence GTGTTCACGCTTCATGAAGCAATCGACGCCGACGCGCTCGCTGCGGAATATGCCCGTAGCGGGCGCGTTACGATTGCACCGTTTCTGGCAGACGCCGAGGCCGAGGCACTCCACCATCAACTCCGCGAACGGGGCGATTGGCGGAAGGTCATCAACAGCGGTGCAGAGCGAGTGTTCGAACTCGACCGTGCGGCACAAGGCGGCATGTCAGCTGACCAGCGCAGTGCTCTCGACGAGGCTGTTTACGCAGGCGCGCGGCACGATTTCCAGTTCCGCTACGAGACCGTGCGGGTCCCCGATGAAGATGCTGCGCGCGCTGCATCCGAAGACCCGTTGTTCGCCTTTGCCCGGTTCATGTCCTCCGGTCCTGCCCGAGAACTTCTGCGTACCGTGACCGGCACGGCGGCCATCCGCTTCGCCGATGCGCAAGCGACGGCCTATTCGCCAGGCGATTTCCTGACACGTCACGACGACGCGGTAGCGGGAAAGAATCGCGTGGCGGCCTATGTGATGAGCCTCAATCCCGTCTGGCGCATCGAATGGGGCGGCCTGCTGCTGATGCACGACGCACAGGGTCATGGTGCCGCTGCGCTGGTGCCCGGGTTTAACCGGCTCAACCTGTTCAGCGTCCCGCAGATGCATTCCGTTTCGGAAGTCACGCGGGCGGCGCCCTACCGCCGGTACTCGATCACAGGTTGGCTGCGGAGCTGA
- a CDS encoding retroviral-like aspartic protease family protein, with product MRVARKSPDLTPSALVYYCSNTQQRGSPMSNAWRSLSVFAAIAGAAFPAAASPPTQACALAADLSAGVNGDPVVDLPFRTIDGRIYLDVLVDGRGPFVFAVDTGASGIGRADASLVAELALPYDGEGQTSDGIATAKVDTVRIASLALGDLVRSDVSVIARDYRSRVSAEAAFSGILGREFFADGLLMIDFPAKRLRFFNSSELRADQSGAMAYERAFRVPVTLGSMKTTGNLDTGADVTLVIPAALYDQLQGAPLQSAGNVSLTNTRIESSAGQFAGPVQVGEATLTDVPVRVVAEFPEVLVGAHALKGQRVLIDQRHKAVAVCPSQVP from the coding sequence ATGCGTGTAGCGCGTAAATCTCCGGATTTGACACCCTCCGCTTTAGTGTATTATTGCAGCAATACACAACAGCGAGGCTCTCCAATGTCCAATGCATGGCGTTCTTTGTCGGTCTTTGCGGCGATCGCAGGTGCCGCCTTTCCCGCAGCCGCCTCACCGCCGACGCAAGCCTGTGCGCTGGCGGCGGACCTGTCGGCTGGCGTGAATGGCGATCCCGTGGTTGATCTGCCGTTCCGGACAATCGACGGCAGGATCTATCTCGATGTTCTGGTCGACGGGCGCGGGCCGTTTGTCTTTGCTGTCGATACTGGTGCAAGCGGGATTGGCCGCGCCGATGCCAGCCTCGTTGCCGAACTGGCACTGCCTTATGACGGGGAAGGCCAGACGTCGGATGGCATCGCGACAGCCAAGGTCGACACCGTGCGCATCGCCAGCTTGGCGCTGGGCGACCTGGTGCGAAGCGACGTGTCGGTCATTGCCCGCGATTACCGCAGCCGTGTTTCAGCCGAAGCGGCCTTCTCCGGCATTTTGGGACGCGAATTCTTCGCTGATGGCTTGCTGATGATCGACTTCCCGGCAAAACGCCTCCGGTTCTTCAACAGCAGCGAACTGCGCGCCGATCAGTCCGGCGCAATGGCATATGAACGCGCTTTCCGTGTGCCCGTCACCCTCGGGTCCATGAAGACCACAGGTAATCTCGATACCGGAGCAGATGTCACCCTCGTCATCCCCGCTGCGCTCTATGACCAGTTGCAAGGTGCACCGTTGCAATCGGCTGGCAACGTCAGCCTGACCAATACGCGCATCGAATCTTCGGCAGGGCAATTCGCTGGCCCGGTGCAGGTCGGAGAAGCCACGCTGACTGACGTGCCTGTCCGGGTGGTTGCCGAGTTTCCCGAGGTTCTGGTCGGTGCTCATGCTCTGAAGGGTCAAAGGGTTTTGATCGACCAGCGGCACAAGGCCGTGGCTGTCTGTCCCTCTCAGGTTCCATGA
- a CDS encoding ABC transporter ATP-binding protein yields MDTTTIGGCAPEAAICARGISRDFEAGQTTIRVLHDINTDIRPGEMTYVVGESGSGKTTLISIMCGILWPTEGEVKVFGTDIYKLSDTELVKFRLNNIGFIFQQYNLIPSIDVASNAAVPLIAQGVPREEARERAKVLLDKLNIGNQADKLPRQLSGGQQQRVAIARALVHEPRLVVCDEPTAALDASSGRRVMDLLREVAVAPDRACIIVTHDNRIFDLADRIIVLEDGRITHDGKEMPDDH; encoded by the coding sequence ATGGACACAACAACCATCGGCGGTTGCGCCCCCGAAGCGGCGATCTGCGCGCGCGGCATCTCGCGCGATTTCGAGGCCGGGCAGACCACCATCCGCGTGCTGCACGACATCAATACCGATATCCGCCCGGGCGAGATGACCTATGTCGTGGGCGAGAGCGGGTCGGGCAAGACGACGCTGATCTCGATCATGTGCGGCATCCTGTGGCCGACCGAGGGCGAGGTGAAGGTGTTCGGCACCGACATCTACAAGCTGTCGGACACCGAACTGGTGAAGTTCCGGCTCAACAATATCGGCTTCATCTTCCAGCAGTATAACCTGATCCCCTCGATTGATGTTGCCAGCAACGCCGCCGTACCGCTGATCGCGCAGGGTGTACCCCGCGAGGAAGCGCGCGAGCGGGCCAAGGTGCTGCTCGACAAGCTCAACATCGGCAATCAGGCCGACAAGCTGCCGCGCCAGCTTTCCGGCGGGCAGCAGCAGCGCGTCGCCATCGCCCGCGCACTGGTGCACGAACCGCGCCTTGTCGTGTGCGACGAGCCGACCGCCGCGCTCGACGCCAGTTCGGGCCGCCGGGTGATGGACCTGCTGCGCGAAGTCGCGGTCGCACCGGATCGCGCCTGCATCATCGTCACCCACGATAACCGCATCTTCGATCTGGCTGACCGGATCATCGTTCTGGAAGACGGACGCATCACCCATGACGGCAAGGAAATGCCCGATGATCATTGA
- a CDS encoding efflux transporter outer membrane subunit gives MRRISSAAVALLPLALAACVMQPAPEIATPAPDLPQAFFFQPDGGTGTALAALMPEGDPAYRALSQAALAQGPSLAEAVARIDAARAGARRAGAERLPNIGADGDVTRNRINPAQFGQAGQQGFIPREQTSYGANITASWDPDIFGRLKAEERAALARIDAASAQAQAVRLSLLAEIAASITDWRVLDARAAAISEDMRAAQQLAALAKVRENAGIAPGFDRVRAEATASSSQVRLAALDSERARLIGRLVTLTGENAASVRAALATAAPVLAPAPAPAGLPSELLANRPDVAAAAANLAASDADLAAAARARFPRITLSGVIGLLAFDPEDFFNDSIIGTLTAGIAGPLLDFGRVGAGIDLAAADKRAAFAAYRGAVFTALGDAEAAYGVVAAADAEAQLSVNERDQLTRAASLAETRYRAGLASFLEVLEARRAADSSGERAAAALGRAARARIVLWQALGGEVMASAATVD, from the coding sequence ATGCGCCGCATTTCCTCCGCTGCTGTGGCCTTGCTCCCGCTGGCGCTCGCCGCCTGCGTGATGCAGCCCGCACCCGAGATCGCGACGCCCGCGCCCGATCTGCCGCAGGCGTTCTTCTTCCAGCCCGACGGGGGCACCGGCACGGCACTCGCCGCGCTAATGCCGGAAGGCGATCCGGCCTATCGCGCGCTGTCCCAAGCCGCGCTTGCGCAGGGCCCCAGCCTTGCCGAAGCGGTGGCGCGGATCGACGCGGCGCGTGCCGGCGCCCGCCGCGCCGGGGCGGAGCGCCTGCCCAACATCGGCGCCGATGGCGACGTCACCCGCAACCGTATCAACCCCGCGCAGTTCGGTCAGGCGGGGCAGCAGGGCTTCATCCCGCGCGAGCAGACTTCTTATGGCGCGAACATCACGGCGAGCTGGGACCCGGACATTTTCGGGCGCCTCAAGGCGGAAGAGCGCGCCGCGCTTGCCCGGATCGATGCCGCCAGCGCGCAGGCCCAAGCTGTGCGGCTGAGCCTGCTTGCCGAGATTGCTGCCAGCATCACCGACTGGCGGGTGCTCGACGCGCGCGCCGCTGCCATCAGCGAGGATATGCGCGCCGCACAGCAGCTCGCAGCGCTGGCGAAGGTGCGGGAGAACGCAGGCATCGCCCCCGGTTTCGACCGCGTCCGGGCCGAGGCGACCGCGAGTTCATCGCAAGTCCGGCTCGCCGCGCTCGATAGCGAACGCGCGCGGCTGATCGGACGGCTTGTGACGCTGACCGGCGAAAACGCAGCCAGCGTGCGCGCCGCGCTGGCGACCGCCGCGCCGGTGCTGGCCCCCGCGCCTGCGCCCGCCGGCTTGCCTTCCGAACTCCTCGCCAACCGCCCCGATGTGGCCGCTGCCGCTGCGAACCTCGCCGCCAGTGATGCCGACCTCGCCGCCGCCGCACGCGCCCGCTTCCCGCGCATCACCTTGTCCGGCGTCATCGGGCTTCTGGCTTTCGATCCCGAAGATTTCTTCAACGACTCCATCATCGGCACGCTGACCGCCGGGATTGCCGGGCCGCTGCTCGATTTCGGACGGGTCGGTGCCGGGATTGACCTCGCCGCAGCCGACAAGCGCGCTGCCTTTGCTGCCTATCGCGGGGCGGTGTTCACCGCTCTGGGCGATGCCGAGGCCGCTTACGGCGTGGTGGCAGCAGCCGATGCCGAGGCGCAGCTTTCGGTCAACGAGCGCGATCAGCTGACCCGCGCCGCCAGCCTTGCCGAAACCCGCTACCGTGCGGGCCTTGCCAGCTTCCTCGAAGTGCTCGAAGCCCGCCGCGCGGCAGATTCAAGCGGCGAGCGGGCAGCGGCGGCATTGGGCCGGGCAGCCCGCGCGCGGATCGTGTTGTGGCAGGCACTGGGCGGCGAGGTGATGGCCTCAGCCGCGACGGTGGATTAA
- a CDS encoding MaoC family dehydratase has protein sequence MAGKFFDEWVVGERIEHPIRRTVTETDNLLFSTMTHNPQPLHIDVEAAKASGFGQILVNSTFTFSLLVGLSVGETTLGTLVANLGFDKVVTPKPVFIGDTLRAYSEVKDLRESKSRPDAGIVTWVHEMWNQRDEVVCRCERSALIHRRG, from the coding sequence ATGGCGGGCAAGTTCTTCGACGAATGGGTGGTGGGCGAACGGATCGAACACCCGATCCGCCGGACAGTGACCGAGACCGACAACCTGCTGTTCTCCACGATGACCCACAACCCGCAGCCGCTGCACATCGATGTGGAAGCCGCCAAGGCAAGCGGGTTCGGGCAGATCCTCGTCAACTCCACTTTCACCTTCAGCCTGCTGGTCGGCCTGTCGGTAGGGGAGACGACGCTGGGCACGCTGGTCGCCAATCTCGGCTTCGACAAGGTCGTGACACCCAAACCGGTGTTCATCGGCGATACCCTGCGCGCCTATTCCGAGGTCAAGGACTTGCGCGAAAGCAAGTCGCGGCCCGATGCCGGGATCGTCACCTGGGTCCATGAAATGTGGAACCAGCGCGACGAGGTGGTGTGCCGGTGTGAACGTTCGGCCTTAATCCACCGTCGCGGCTGA
- a CDS encoding DUF3667 domain-containing protein, giving the protein MSGFGDSIGTVIEGGLFGRAVEPGAGETAGHPAGPVTCGNCGTSYQGHFCPQCGQKAHIHRSLAAIGHDIMHGVLHLDGKLWATLPLLAFKPGELTRRYVVGERAKFVSPMAMFLFTVFAMFAVFQMVGIGAPTELANDLFGSDSDNPAKTEVRNQINALEKERAALPVTSERRSQIDKELKGLNFVLAQGTTGASAPEKGVNVKTGVPWFDEHLVEKWKKNPGLMLYKLQANGYKFSWLLIPLSVPFLWLMFAWRRQFKAYDHAVFVTYSLSFMSLLFIVMSIISTIPDGAGWAFLLFVVGAPLHLYKQLRHAYGLSRFSAFWRFCVLLFCMQIVVMLFVLILGVLGAF; this is encoded by the coding sequence ATGAGCGGATTTGGCGACAGCATCGGAACGGTCATCGAAGGCGGCCTGTTTGGCCGTGCCGTCGAACCGGGCGCTGGCGAGACAGCGGGTCACCCAGCAGGCCCCGTCACCTGCGGCAATTGCGGCACCAGCTATCAGGGCCACTTCTGCCCCCAGTGCGGCCAGAAGGCGCATATCCACCGCAGCCTCGCCGCGATCGGCCATGACATCATGCACGGCGTGCTGCACCTCGACGGCAAGCTCTGGGCGACGCTGCCCCTGCTGGCGTTCAAGCCGGGCGAGTTGACGCGCCGCTATGTCGTAGGTGAACGGGCAAAATTCGTCAGCCCGATGGCGATGTTCCTGTTCACCGTCTTCGCGATGTTCGCGGTATTCCAGATGGTGGGTATCGGCGCGCCGACCGAACTGGCGAATGACCTGTTCGGATCGGACAGCGACAATCCGGCCAAGACCGAGGTGCGCAACCAGATCAACGCGCTGGAGAAAGAGCGAGCGGCTCTGCCTGTCACCAGCGAGCGGCGATCACAAATCGACAAGGAGCTCAAAGGCCTCAACTTTGTGCTGGCACAGGGGACGACCGGAGCAAGCGCCCCGGAGAAAGGCGTCAACGTCAAGACGGGCGTTCCGTGGTTTGATGAGCATCTGGTTGAGAAGTGGAAGAAAAACCCCGGTCTGATGCTCTACAAGCTGCAGGCGAACGGGTACAAGTTCAGCTGGCTGCTGATCCCGCTATCGGTGCCGTTCCTGTGGCTGATGTTCGCATGGCGACGGCAGTTCAAGGCCTATGACCACGCGGTGTTCGTCACCTATTCGCTCAGCTTCATGTCGCTGCTGTTCATCGTCATGTCGATCATCAGCACCATTCCTGACGGAGCTGGCTGGGCGTTTCTGCTGTTCGTGGTGGGCGCGCCATTGCACCTCTACAAGCAGCTGCGCCACGCATACGGGCTGAGCCGTTTCTCAGCCTTCTGGCGCTTTTGCGTGCTGTTATTCTGCATGCAGATTGTGGTGATGCTGTTCGTGCTGATCCTGGGTGTGCTGGGCGCGTTCTGA